From the genome of Peptococcaceae bacterium 1198_IL3148:
CGCCTAAAATGCTTACCGAAACCACCGCCGCCTTTACATAGCGTAACGCCCAGTTGAACACAGTGTGACCAAATATTGTTGGTACAATGGCTAACAATATAAACCACAACCAAGTTAATTTAGGGTAGGGGTATAGCGGCAGGTTAAAAAACAGGCTACAGAGTAGCAAGGTAACGGCAGAGGCACTATATACCATAATTACATAGGGAAACAACGACAAATGATTGCGTAAGCTACGACCAATGAGCATGTATCCAGCAATAAAAATAGCGCCGGAAAAGGCTAGCAGGTCACCAAACAGTGCTTGGCCGCCCACTTGAAAATCGTTAATGCCAATGATGATACTGCCGCAAAGGGCCATAGCCGCACCCACCATCCCTTTGGATGAAAACTTTTCTCGGTATAGAAAATATCCCCCGGTGATGACAAACAGCGGTTGCATGGTCACCAGTACGGTGGAACTGGCTACGGTGGTGTAGTTTAATGAGGTAATCCAAACAGCAAAGTGCATAGCCAAAAGTATTCCTGACAGAGCTGCTAACATTAGGTCCCTTTTCGATACCCGACGCAATTCTTGGCCACCGGATATAAAGGTAATGGGCGCCAATAACAGCACCGTAAAGCCCAATCGATAAAAGGCAATAATTAACGGCGGTGCTTCCGCTAATTTGGTAAAAATAGATGAAAAAGCAGCCGCCAAAACCCCCAATACCACTGCTAGGTAGGGATTGATGATTGGTTTATCCATGGATTTTTGCCACCTTAGTTGATTAAATAGCTGAATTAACTAATTCGCTGTTGAGGAGGTAATTCCTTTTGGGAAAGAGTAGGTTTTGTAGATTGAACAGAGCAACGGTTCTTAGGTGGAGCCAGACACCATGCAAATGTAGGGGGGCGATTTATCGATCCCATTAACGCAACCTATATGTATTGAGAAAAGTTGTGCTCTATACACATAGATTGCTTAGTGGGCTCAATGAATTGAGCCCCTACAAAAATCACATTGCCTAAAACCATACAAATTGTAAATCACTAGCCATTCAAAATTCAACATTCTTAATTCATAATTGCTTTTACCCTACTGATTGGCTTTAAAACTCTCTTGTGGTTCTGCTTCTTTAAACAGTTCTGTTGACAGGTAGCGCTCGCCGGTGTCCGGCAGTAGTACCACCACCAGCTTGCCTTGGTTTTCTGGGCGTTTAGCCACCTCAGCGGCAGCGTAGGCGGCGGCACCGGAGGATATTCCCACTAATAAGCCCTCATCCTTTGACAGATTGCGGGCAGTTTCAATTGCCTGTTGACCAGGGACCTGGAATACTTCATCTATTAATTCCATGTTGATCACCTTGGGCACAAAGCCAGCACCAATGCCTTGAATTTTGTGAGAGCCGGATTTACCACCTGATAGTACAGGGGACTCCGCTGGTTCCACAGCAATAATCTGCACATCGGGCTTTTTTTGTTTTAACACTGTAGCTACTCCGGTAATGGTGCCACCGGTGCCTACTCCGGCCACAAATATATCTACTTTACCATCGGTATCCCGCCAAATCTCTTCGGCGGTGGCGGCTACGTGAGCTACTGGGTTGGCGGGGTTTTCAAACTGTTGGGGGATAAAGGCTTTGGGGTATTGCTTGGTCAATTCATTGGCCTTTTCGATGGCCCCTTTCATCCCGGTGGCCCCCGGAGTAAGTACAATCTCGGCTCCATAGGCCTTTAGCAGGCTACGGCGTTCTACGCTCATGGTCTCCGGCATAGTCAAAATTAAACGGTAACCTTTAATGCTACATGTCAGGGCTAGACCAATGCCGGTATTACCACTGGTGGGCTCAATAATTACCGTTTGCTGATCCACTAAACCCTGCTGCTCTGCCTTTTCGATCATTGAAACAGCGATCCGGTCTTTGACACTGCCACCGGGGTTAAAGTATTCCACTTTAGCCACCACCTGAGCTGCTGCTTTGGCGGACGCTTTGTTTAAACGCACCAGTGGGGTATTACCAATCAGTTCTAACAAATTGTTTCTGATATTCATACAGGGCACCAACTTTCCTACAAAATAAATGTATTGTACCTAGTATAACAAAAAACCTTGCGGGTATTCCGCAAGGTTTTTGTTTTTTACATCATAGGAGGCATTCCGCCGCCCATGCCAGCTGCATCGCCCTTTTCTTCAGGTAGATCTGATACCAAAGTTTCGGTGGTCAGAATCATAGCTGCGATACTGGCAGCGTTTTGCAGAGCAGAACGAGTTACTTTAGCTGGGTCTACAATGCCGCTTTCGATCATGCTTACAAATTCACCAGTCAACGCATTGTAGCCAACGCCAACTTCTAAACCGCGAACCTTTTCTACAATAACAGACCCTTCTACACCAGCATTGTTAGCGATTAAACGCAGAGGCTCTTCCAGCGCCCGCTTAACGATGTTAATACCGGTTTGTTCATCGGCAATATCAGAGCTTACTTTTTCCAGTGCAGGAATTAAGTCTACCAAGCAAGCGCCACCACCGGATACAATGCCTTCTTCAACTGCAGCCCGGGTAGCGTTCAAAGCATCCTCAATCCGTAGCTTTCTGTCTTTCATTTCTACTTCAGTGGCAGCACCAACGTTGATCACTGCTACACCGCCGGCCAGTTTAGCCAAGCGCTCTTGTAGTTTTTCTTTATCAAATTCGCTGGTGGTATCTTCAATTTGTTTTCTAATTTGAGCAACGCGGGCAGTGATCTTTTCTTGCTCGCCTGCACCACCAACGATAATGGTTTCTTCTTTCTTAACCCGTACTTGACGAGCAGTACCCAGCATTTCAATAGTGGCTTTATCCAGTTTCAAACCGATGTCTTCGGTAATTACAGTACCACCAGTTAAAATAGCGATGTCTTCCAGCATAGCTTTACGACGATCACCAAAACCAGGAGCTTTAACAGCCACAACGTTTAAGGTACCACGCAGTTTGTTCAGCACTAGAGTAGCCAGTGCTTCGCCTTCCAGGTCTTCACAAATAATCATTAGGGGCTTGCCTGTTTGTACTACTTTTTCTAACACAGGCAAGAAGTCAGCCACCGCACTGATTTTTTTGTCAGTGATCAATATGTAAGGATCACTCAAGGTAGCTTCCAGTTTGTCAGTGTCGGTAACCATGTAAGGAGAAATGTAGCCGCGGTCAAAATTCATACCTTCAACTACTTCCAATGAGGTACCGATACCTTGGGACTCTTCAACGGTAATGACACCGTCTTTACCTACCTTTTCCATAGCATCTGCAATTAACTCACCAATTTTAGCTTCGTTGGCAGAGATAGATGCCACTTGAGCGATGGATTCTTTACTTTCTATGGTTTTAGCTTGATTTTTAATTTCCTCAACGGCCTTTTCCACAGCCAGTTCAATACCACGCTTAACCAGCATTGGGTTAGCACCAGCAGCTACGTTCTTTAAACCTTCCCGTACCATAGCTTGGGCGAGTACTGTGGCAGTGGTGGTACCATCACCAGCTACGTCGTTGGTCTTGGTAGCAACTTCTTTCACCAGTTGTGCACCCATGTTTTCAAAGTTGTTAGGCAGTTCAACTTCTCTTGCAATGGTGACACCATCGTTAGTGATTAGTGGTGAACCAAACTTTTTATCCAATACAACGTTACGACCTTTAGGGCCAAGGGTTACTTTTACAGCATCAGCCAGCGCGTTTACGCCTCTTTCCAGCGCTTTGCGAGCATCTTCGCCAAAAATAATTTCTTTAGCCAAAATGACAACCTCCTTATTAGTCTACTATTGCTAAAATATCCAGATCGCGTAAGATGAGATATTCTTCTCCATCAACCTTAACTTCGTTGCCAGCGTACTTAGAATATAGTACTTTGTCACCAACTTTAACATCCATTGGTTGACGTTGGCCGTTTTCCAACACCCGGCCTGGTCCCACCGCAATTACTTCAGCTTGTTGCGGCTTTTCTTTTGCAGTATCCGGTAATACGATACCGCTTTTGGTTACTTCTTCGCTGGGCAGCGCTTTAACCACTACCCGGTCTGCTAATGGTTTAATAGCCACAAATACCCCTCCTTGAATTGAGAAATATATAATTACTTGATTTCTGTTAGCACTCAATAGGTGTGAGTGCTAACATCCAAGTAATATAATATAGAACGAAAAAATCAAAAGCAAGCATCCTCGGCCCTAAATAAAAACTGAAAATGCCTAAATTGTGAAAAATAAGGATAGATAGCTTTAATTTTCTCCTTCTATATCTTTTTTACTTGGTTTCTAATTTTTTAATGTCTAAGCATTACTATTTTTACCTATCCATTACA
Proteins encoded in this window:
- the groL gene encoding chaperonin GroEL (60 kDa chaperone family; promotes refolding of misfolded polypeptides especially under stressful conditions; forms two stacked rings of heptamers to form a barrel-shaped 14mer; ends can be capped by GroES; misfolded proteins enter the barrel where they are refolded when GroES binds) — encoded protein: MLAKEIIFGEDARKALERGVNALADAVKVTLGPKGRNVVLDKKFGSPLITNDGVTIAREVELPNNFENMGAQLVKEVATKTNDVAGDGTTTATVLAQAMVREGLKNVAAGANPMLVKRGIELAVEKAVEEIKNQAKTIESKESIAQVASISANEAKIGELIADAMEKVGKDGVITVEESQGIGTSLEVVEGMNFDRGYISPYMVTDTDKLEATLSDPYILITDKKISAVADFLPVLEKVVQTGKPLMIICEDLEGEALATLVLNKLRGTLNVVAVKAPGFGDRRKAMLEDIAILTGGTVITEDIGLKLDKATIEMLGTARQVRVKKEETIIVGGAGEQEKITARVAQIRKQIEDTTSEFDKEKLQERLAKLAGGVAVINVGAATEVEMKDRKLRIEDALNATRAAVEEGIVSGGGACLVDLIPALEKVSSDIADEQTGINIVKRALEEPLRLIANNAGVEGSVIVEKVRGLEVGVGYNALTGEFVSMIESGIVDPAKVTRSALQNAASIAAMILTTETLVSDLPEEKGDAAGMGGGMPPMM
- the cysK gene encoding cysteine synthase A — translated: MNIRNNLLELIGNTPLVRLNKASAKAAAQVVAKVEYFNPGGSVKDRIAVSMIEKAEQQGLVDQQTVIIEPTSGNTGIGLALTCSIKGYRLILTMPETMSVERRSLLKAYGAEIVLTPGATGMKGAIEKANELTKQYPKAFIPQQFENPANPVAHVAATAEEIWRDTDGKVDIFVAGVGTGGTITGVATVLKQKKPDVQIIAVEPAESPVLSGGKSGSHKIQGIGAGFVPKVINMELIDEVFQVPGQQAIETARNLSKDEGLLVGISSGAAAYAAAEVAKRPENQGKLVVVLLPDTGERYLSTELFKEAEPQESFKANQ
- a CDS encoding DMT family transporter; this translates as MDKPIINPYLAVVLGVLAAAFSSIFTKLAEAPPLIIAFYRLGFTVLLLAPITFISGGQELRRVSKRDLMLAALSGILLAMHFAVWITSLNYTTVASSTVLVTMQPLFVITGGYFLYREKFSSKGMVGAAMALCGSIIIGINDFQVGGQALFGDLLAFSGAIFIAGYMLIGRSLRNHLSLFPYVIMVYSASAVTLLLCSLFFNLPLYPYPKLTWLWFILLAIVPTIFGHTVFNWALRYVKAAVVSVSILGESVGATILACFIFKEIPTMLQVVGGLIIITGLYIFITSVVEQPTTEQNMVDQNNLERPPVS
- the groES gene encoding co-chaperone GroES; the encoded protein is MAIKPLADRVVVKALPSEEVTKSGIVLPDTAKEKPQQAEVIAVGPGRVLENGQRQPMDVKVGDKVLYSKYAGNEVKVDGEEYLILRDLDILAIVD